From the Dunckerocampus dactyliophorus isolate RoL2022-P2 chromosome 12, RoL_Ddac_1.1, whole genome shotgun sequence genome, one window contains:
- the ypel2b gene encoding protein yippee-like 2, protein MVRMTRSKTFQAYLPSCHRTYSCIHCRAHLANHDELISKSFQGSQGRAYLFNSVVNVGCGPAEERVLLTGLHAVADIYCENCKTTLGWKYEHAFESSQKYKEGKFIIELAHMIKDNGWD, encoded by the exons ATGGTCAGAATGACGCGCTCCAAGACTTTTCAGGCTTACCTGCCGAGCTGCCACCGAACCTACAGCTGCATCCACTGCCGGGCCCACCTGGCCAACCACGATGAGCTCATCTCCAAG TCGTTCCAGGGCAGCCAGGGCAGAGCCTACCTGTTCAACTCAGT GGTGAatgtggggtgtggtcctgcaGAGGAGAGAGTTCTGCTCACAGGCCTCCATGCTGTAGCAGATATCTACTGTGAGAACTGCAAGACCACGCTGGGCTGGAAATAT GAACATGCCTTTGAGAGCAGTCAGAAGTATAAAGAGGGCAAGTTCATCATCGAGCTGGCCCACATGATCAAGGACAACGGCTGGGACTGA